A section of the Alphaproteobacteria bacterium genome encodes:
- the ilvC gene encoding ketol-acid reductoisomerase: protein MRVYYDRDADVNLIKSKKVAIIGYGSQGHAHAANLRDSGVENVAIGLRAGSGSVAKAEGAGFKVLTPGEAAAWADVVMVLVPDELQADLYKADLVQNLRKGAALAFAHGFNIHFQLIEARDDIDVFMIAPKGPGHTVRAEYQRGGGVPCLLAVHQDPSGTTHELALSYGSAIGGGRAGIIETTFREECETDLFGEQVVLCGGLTSLIQAGFETLVEAGYAPEMAYFECLHEVKLIVDLIYEGGIANMRYSISNTAEFGDYTRGPRVINEESRVEMRRILKEIQEGAFAREWVTENLAGQPGFKSHRRLSAEHPIEEVGGKLRAMMPWLKENRMVDRSKN, encoded by the coding sequence ATGCGCGTGTATTACGACCGCGATGCGGACGTCAATCTGATCAAATCCAAGAAAGTCGCCATCATTGGCTATGGCAGCCAGGGCCATGCCCATGCTGCCAATCTGCGCGACAGCGGCGTCGAGAACGTCGCAATCGGGTTGCGGGCCGGCTCGGGCAGCGTCGCCAAGGCGGAAGGCGCGGGCTTCAAGGTCCTGACCCCGGGTGAGGCGGCGGCCTGGGCCGATGTGGTGATGGTGCTGGTCCCCGACGAATTGCAGGCGGATCTCTACAAGGCGGACCTGGTTCAGAACCTCAGGAAGGGGGCGGCCCTGGCCTTCGCGCACGGCTTCAATATTCATTTTCAGCTTATCGAGGCGCGCGACGATATCGATGTGTTCATGATCGCGCCCAAGGGGCCCGGCCACACCGTACGGGCGGAATACCAGCGCGGCGGCGGCGTTCCCTGCCTGCTGGCGGTTCATCAGGATCCGTCCGGGACGACCCACGAGTTGGCGCTGTCCTATGGCTCGGCGATCGGCGGCGGGCGCGCCGGCATCATCGAGACCACCTTCCGCGAGGAGTGCGAGACGGATCTGTTTGGCGAGCAGGTGGTGCTGTGCGGCGGCCTGACATCGCTCATCCAGGCCGGGTTCGAGACACTGGTGGAGGCCGGCTACGCGCCGGAAATGGCCTATTTCGAGTGCCTGCACGAGGTCAAGCTCATCGTCGACCTCATCTATGAAGGCGGTATCGCGAATATGCGCTATTCCATCTCGAACACGGCCGAATTCGGCGATTACACGCGCGGGCCGCGGGTCATCAACGAGGAATCACGGGTGGAAATGCGCCGTATCCTCAAGGAAATCCAGGAAGGCGCCTTTGCCCGCGAATGGGTAACGGAGAACCTGGCCGGCCAGCCCGGCTTCAAGTCCCACCGCCGGCTTTCGGCCGAGCACCCGATCGAGGAGGTGGGCGGCAAGCTGCGGGCCATGATGCCCTGGCTCAAGGAAAACCGGATGGTCGACCGCTCCAAGAACTGA
- a CDS encoding acetolactate synthase 3 large subunit, which yields MASDTSSPKARPDAGQAGAAPSLSGSEIILKVLREEGVEVVFGYPGGAVLPIYDAIFKQNDVRHILVRHEQAAVHAAEGYARSTGKVGVVLVTSGPGATNAVTGLTDALMDSIPLVCLTGQVPTHLIGNDAFQEADTTGITRPCTKHNYLVKDVTRLSRTLHEAFYVARNGRPGPVVVDLPKDVQLAEHRDDFSGKVEHKSYRPRVKGDPAAIRQAVDLLARAKRPIFYVGGGVINSGDEACRDLTALVRATGYPCTNTLMGLGSFPASDPQFLGMLGMHGTYEANLAMHDCDVMIAVGARFDDRVTGKLSEFSPDSTKIHIDIDPSSINKNVRVDLPIVGDAGQIVAEMLRLWTEESPKPDARAIKAWWAQIDGWRARNCLRYTPDDKLIKPQFALERLQAAIRDRDFYITTEVGQHQMWAAQFLHFEKPKRWMTSGGLGTMGYGFPAALGVQVAHPEALVIDVAGEASFLMNMQELSTVCQYNLPVKAFILNNEYLGMVRQWQELMHGGRYAESYSASLPDFVKLAESFGAKGLRASRPDEVDDLIREMIETDGPVIADVMVDKEENCFPMIPSGAAHNRMLLGPGDKDGGDESGDGMVLV from the coding sequence ATGGCGAGCGACACTTCTTCGCCGAAGGCAAGACCGGATGCCGGGCAGGCAGGGGCCGCGCCCAGCCTGTCGGGATCCGAGATCATCCTCAAGGTCCTGCGCGAGGAGGGTGTCGAGGTCGTCTTCGGCTATCCGGGCGGCGCGGTCCTGCCGATCTATGACGCCATCTTCAAGCAGAACGACGTGCGCCATATCCTGGTGCGTCACGAGCAGGCCGCCGTCCACGCGGCCGAAGGCTATGCGCGTTCGACCGGCAAGGTCGGCGTCGTTCTTGTCACCTCGGGCCCGGGCGCGACCAACGCCGTCACGGGGCTGACCGATGCGCTCATGGACTCGATCCCCCTCGTTTGCCTGACCGGACAGGTGCCGACCCATCTCATCGGCAACGACGCGTTTCAGGAAGCCGACACCACCGGGATCACTCGCCCGTGCACCAAGCACAACTATCTCGTCAAGGATGTGACGCGGCTCTCGCGCACACTGCATGAGGCGTTTTATGTCGCGAGGAACGGGCGGCCCGGCCCGGTCGTTGTGGATTTGCCGAAGGATGTTCAGCTTGCAGAGCATCGCGACGATTTTTCGGGCAAGGTCGAGCACAAGAGCTACCGGCCGCGCGTCAAGGGCGATCCCGCGGCGATCCGCCAGGCTGTCGATTTGCTCGCGCGCGCCAAGCGCCCGATCTTTTACGTCGGCGGCGGTGTCATCAATTCGGGCGACGAGGCTTGCCGCGACCTGACAGCACTCGTCCGCGCGACGGGTTATCCATGCACGAATACGCTGATGGGGCTGGGCAGTTTTCCGGCTTCGGATCCGCAATTTCTCGGCATGCTGGGCATGCATGGTACTTATGAAGCCAATCTTGCCATGCACGACTGCGATGTCATGATCGCGGTCGGGGCGCGGTTCGATGACCGGGTGACCGGCAAGCTGAGTGAATTCTCGCCCGATTCCACCAAGATCCACATTGATATCGACCCGTCCTCGATCAACAAGAACGTCCGGGTGGACCTGCCCATTGTTGGCGACGCGGGCCAGATCGTGGCCGAGATGCTGCGCCTGTGGACAGAGGAAAGCCCGAAGCCGGACGCCCGGGCGATCAAGGCATGGTGGGCGCAGATCGATGGATGGCGTGCGCGAAATTGCCTGCGCTACACGCCAGACGACAAGCTGATCAAGCCGCAGTTCGCGCTGGAGCGCCTTCAGGCGGCGATCCGCGACCGCGATTTCTACATCACGACGGAGGTCGGCCAGCACCAGATGTGGGCCGCCCAGTTTCTCCATTTCGAGAAGCCCAAGCGCTGGATGACGTCCGGCGGGCTGGGCACGATGGGCTATGGCTTTCCCGCTGCCCTGGGCGTCCAGGTGGCGCATCCCGAGGCGCTTGTCATCGATGTCGCGGGCGAGGCGTCGTTCCTGATGAACATGCAGGAACTCTCGACCGTTTGTCAGTACAACCTGCCAGTCAAGGCGTTTATCCTGAACAATGAGTACCTTGGCATGGTTCGCCAGTGGCAGGAACTGATGCATGGCGGGCGGTATGCCGAAAGTTATTCGGCCTCCCTGCCGGATTTCGTCAAACTGGCCGAGTCGTTTGGTGCCAAGGGGTTGCGCGCGAGCCGGCCGGACGAGGTGGATGATCTCATTCGCGAGATGATCGAGACGGACGGTCCCGTCATCGCCGATGTCATGGTCGACAAGGAAGAAAACTGTTTTCCGATGATCCCCTCGGGCGCGGCCCATAACAGGATGCTGCTCGGCCCCGGAGACAAGGACGGGGGCGATGAGAGCGGTGACGGGATGGTCCTGGTCTAG
- the ilvN gene encoding acetolactate synthase small subunit — translation MAQEKNLYGAPPSDQGIEQHTISILVDNEPGVLARVIGLFSGRGYNIESLTVAEVDHREHVSRITVVTSGTPMIIEQIKAQLDRLVPIHTVQDLTEEGPFVNRELALVKVVGGGEKRVESLRIADIFRARVVDSTIDSFVFEISGAPGKLDAFINLMVPLGMVDVSRTGAVAIARGGPPE, via the coding sequence ATGGCGCAGGAAAAGAATCTTTATGGCGCGCCCCCGAGCGATCAGGGGATCGAGCAGCACACAATCTCCATACTGGTCGATAACGAGCCGGGCGTGCTGGCGCGGGTCATCGGCCTGTTCTCGGGCCGGGGCTACAATATCGAAAGTCTCACCGTGGCGGAGGTGGATCATCGCGAGCACGTCTCGCGGATCACCGTTGTCACCTCGGGCACGCCCATGATCATCGAGCAGATCAAGGCCCAGCTCGACCGCCTTGTGCCAATCCACACGGTTCAGGACCTGACCGAGGAGGGGCCGTTCGTCAATCGCGAGCTGGCGCTGGTCAAGGTGGTGGGCGGCGGCGAAAAGCGGGTCGAATCGCTGCGAATAGCGGATATCTTCCGCGCCCGGGTGGTCGACAGCACCATTGATTCCTTTGTTTTCGAGATTTCGGGCGCGCCCGGCAAGCTGGATGCGTTCATCAATCTGATGGTGCCGCTCGGCATGGTCGATGTCTCGCGGACCGGGGCCGTCGCTATTGCCAGAGGCGGCCCGCCAGAGTAG
- a CDS encoding 2-isopropylmalate synthase, whose amino-acid sequence MTEATNRITKDPDHVVIFDTTLRDGEQSPGASMTIDEKIRIATVLEEMGVDVIEAGFAIASKGDFESVREVARQIDKSVVCSLARAGREDIERAAEALEPARRKRIHTFIATSPLHMQYKLQMQPEEVLERIHDSVSHARRFTDDVEWSAEDGSRSDHDFLCRAVETAISAGASTINIPDTVGYAVPGEYAALIAMLIDRVPNSDQAVFSVHCHNDLGLAVANSLAAVGAGARQVECTINGLGERAGNAAMEEIVMALKTRQDAMPYETSIRSELITRASHLVSTVTGFVVQPNKAIVGANAFAHESGIHQDGMLKHAGTYEIMTPESVGLLKSNIVLGKHSGRHAFKKKLEDLGYKLGDNAIQDAFRRFKTLADKKKEVFDEDIVALVDDEVVRANERIRVVSLQIACGSKGPQTADLELDIDGERRMTTATGDGPVDATFKAIRELFPHEARLRLYQVHAVTEGTDAQAEVTVRLEENGKSVVGQGADVDTLVASARAYVHALNKLLVKREKSAPRALTA is encoded by the coding sequence ATGACCGAAGCAACTAACAGGATCACCAAAGACCCCGACCACGTCGTGATTTTCGACACGACCCTGCGCGACGGCGAACAATCGCCGGGCGCGTCGATGACCATCGACGAAAAGATCCGGATCGCCACCGTGCTCGAGGAAATGGGCGTCGATGTGATCGAGGCCGGTTTCGCCATTGCCTCCAAGGGCGATTTCGAGTCCGTGCGCGAAGTCGCCCGGCAGATCGACAAATCCGTCGTCTGCAGCCTGGCCCGGGCCGGACGCGAGGATATCGAGCGGGCGGCCGAAGCGCTCGAGCCGGCGCGGCGCAAGCGCATCCATACCTTCATCGCCACCAGCCCGCTCCACATGCAGTACAAGCTGCAGATGCAGCCCGAAGAGGTGCTGGAGCGCATTCACGACAGCGTCAGCCACGCCCGGCGCTTCACCGATGACGTGGAGTGGTCGGCCGAGGACGGCTCCCGGTCCGATCACGATTTTCTCTGCCGCGCGGTCGAGACCGCGATTTCGGCCGGCGCCAGCACGATCAATATTCCCGATACGGTGGGCTATGCCGTGCCCGGGGAATACGCGGCGCTCATCGCCATGCTGATCGATCGGGTCCCCAATTCGGACCAGGCGGTATTCTCGGTTCACTGCCATAACGATCTGGGCCTGGCGGTGGCCAATTCCCTCGCCGCCGTCGGCGCGGGCGCGCGTCAGGTGGAATGCACCATCAACGGCCTGGGCGAGCGGGCCGGCAACGCGGCCATGGAAGAGATCGTCATGGCTCTCAAGACACGGCAAGACGCGATGCCGTACGAGACCTCGATTCGAAGCGAGTTGATCACCCGCGCCTCGCACCTCGTTTCGACGGTGACGGGTTTCGTCGTGCAGCCGAACAAGGCCATCGTCGGGGCCAATGCCTTCGCCCATGAAAGCGGGATCCATCAGGACGGTATGCTGAAACACGCCGGCACCTACGAGATCATGACGCCCGAATCTGTGGGGCTGCTGAAATCCAATATCGTGCTGGGCAAGCATTCCGGGCGCCACGCCTTCAAAAAGAAGCTCGAGGATCTGGGCTACAAGCTGGGCGACAATGCCATCCAGGATGCTTTCCGCCGCTTCAAGACGCTGGCTGACAAGAAAAAGGAAGTGTTCGACGAGGATATCGTGGCGCTTGTGGATGACGAGGTCGTGCGCGCGAACGAGCGGATCCGTGTCGTTTCGCTCCAGATCGCCTGCGGGTCCAAGGGGCCGCAGACGGCCGATCTCGAGCTCGATATTGACGGCGAGCGCCGCATGACCACCGCGACGGGCGACGGGCCGGTGGATGCGACCTTCAAGGCCATTCGCGAGCTGTTCCCGCACGAGGCACGCCTGCGGCTCTACCAGGTGCATGCGGTCACCGAGGGCACCGATGCGCAGGCGGAAGTGACCGTCCGGCTCGAGGAAAACGGAAAATCGGTGGTCGGCCAAGGGGCGGATGTGGATACGCTTGTGGCGTCGGCCCGGGCGTATGTTCATGCGCTCAACAAGCTTCTGGTGAAGCGGGAAAAATCCGCCCCCCGGGCCCTGACGGCCTGA